In one Bradyrhizobium sp. 4 genomic region, the following are encoded:
- a CDS encoding nuclear transport factor 2 family protein, protein MTINRRDLALSTLAVPALAVSTLAVSALTTPVLAASADEEAVAKKVEAFRLAQIAADPKALGALCADEVSYSHSSGKVEDKATFVANATDGKSKFLSIEYKEPTIKVVGPAAIVRFHWVAEQEMAADGKKVPTNLHILMNWQKQGDDWKLLSRAATKL, encoded by the coding sequence ATGACGATCAACCGACGCGATCTGGCTCTCTCGACTCTTGCCGTCCCAGCTCTTGCCGTCTCGACGCTTGCAGTTTCAGCGCTCACGACACCGGTGCTGGCGGCCTCGGCGGACGAGGAAGCCGTAGCGAAGAAGGTCGAGGCGTTCCGTCTCGCCCAGATCGCGGCCGATCCCAAGGCGCTCGGCGCACTCTGCGCCGACGAGGTGAGCTACAGCCATTCCAGCGGCAAGGTCGAGGACAAGGCGACCTTCGTCGCCAACGCTACCGACGGCAAATCCAAATTCCTGTCGATCGAATACAAGGAGCCGACCATCAAGGTCGTCGGCCCCGCTGCGATCGTGCGTTTCCACTGGGTGGCGGAACAGGAGATGGCGGCCGATGGGAAAAAAGTGCCGACCAACCTTCACATCCTGATGAACTGGCAGAAGCAGGGCGACGACTGGAAGCTGCTCTCGCGGGCAGCAACGAAGTTGTGA